DNA sequence from the Desulfomicrobium escambiense DSM 10707 genome:
CAGGATCGCTTCCCGCGACGGCCGGGCCGCCTGGATCACGGGTGAGGATTCGCGCCGGGAAGTGCACAAGCTGCGAGCCTGGTGTGGGGCCGTCATCGTCGGCGGCGGCACCTACCGCTCCGACGACCCGTCCCTGACCTGCCGCCTGCCCGGCCACGAAGGCCCGCAGCCCCTGGCCGTGGTCGTGACCCGCACTCTGCCCGACCCGGCCGGGCCCTCGAACCTTCTTTCCTTCCGGCCGGGACAGACCGTCTTCTGGACCACCCGGGCCCAGAGCGAATCGGCCGGGGCAGCGCGCCTGGCCGACCTGGGCGTCAAGGTCCAGGGCCTGCCGGCCCTGGCCGGCGACCCGGACGGGAACCTGGACCTGGCCGAGGGCCTGCGCCTCCTGCGACGCGATCACGGCTGCCACTATACCCTGACCGAGGGCGGCGGCCGCCTGGCCGGAGCCATGCAACGGCAGGGCTTGGTGGACGAACTGCGCCTGTTCCAGGCCATGAAGGTTCTGGGCGACGAGTTGGCGCGGCCTGTCTTCGCCGGTCGCGGCTTTGCGGCCATGAGCGACTGCTGGGAATTCCGGCTCGCGGAGCAGGGCTTTTTCGGAACCGATCTGTACCTTCGACTGCGACCAAAGGAGTAGCCATGTTCACAGGCATCATTCAAGGCCTGGGCCGGGTGGCGGCCGTGGACGGCGGCGGGAGCGAGACGCGCTTCACCCTGCGCCCCGACTTCGCCCTGACCGACTACGCCCTGGGCGAGTCCATCGCCGTGAACGGCGTCTGCCTGACGGTGGAAACCTTCGGTCAGGGCTGGTTCACGGCCTACGCCTCGGCCGAGACCCTGTCCGTGACCAACCTCGGGGCCCTGCGCGTGTCCGCTGCGGTCAACCTGGAGCGCGCCCTGGCCATGGGCGACCGTCTGGGCGGCCACATCGTCTCGGGGCACGTGGACTGCCTGGCCGAGGTCCTGTCCGTCCGCCAGGCCGGGCAGTCGCGCATCTACCGCCTGGGCTTCCCCGAAGCCTGCGCCTCCCAGGTCATCCCCAAGGGCTCCGTGGCCCTGGACGGGATCAGCCTGACAGTCAACGATTGCGGTCGGGATTATTTGGAAGTAAACATCATCCCGGCCACGCAGCGGGAGACGACCATCTCCGGTTGGGCTCCGGGACGGCGGGTCAACATGGAGACCGACGTCATCGGCAAGTATGTCCAGCGCATGCTCGCCCCCTGGAACGAGAGCCCGGCCCGGCCCCAACCTTCGAAAATCACCCCGGACTTCCTGAAAGAGCACGGATTCTGATCCGAGCCGTCCGGCGTCCAACCACGAGGATACCATGCACAGATGCACGGCCGAAGAGGCCATCAATGAGATAAAGGCCGGGAAGATGATCATCCTGGTCGACGACGAGGACCGCGAAAACGAGGGCGACCTGACCATCGCCGCCGAAAAGGTCACTCCCGAGGCCATCAACTTCATGGCCAAGTACGGCCGCGGCCTCATCTGCCTGGCCCTGGACCCGTCCCTGGTCGACAAGCTGCAGCTACCGCTCATGGCGCGCCGCAACACCTCCAAGTTCGGCACCAACTTCACCGTGTCCATCGAGGCCAAGCAGGGCGTGACCACGGGCATCTCGGCCCATGACCGGGCCCTGACCATCCAGACTGCCGTGGCCGACGAGACCACTCCCGACGACCTGGCCACCCCCGGCCACATCTTCCCCCTGCGCGCCAAGCCCGGCGGGGTCCTGGTGCGCGCCGGACAGACCGAGGGCTCCGTGGACCTGGCCCGCCTGGCCGGCCTCAAGGGCGCGGCCGTCATCTGCGAGATCATGAACGACGACGGCACCATGTCGCGCATGCCCGACCTGAAGAAGTTCGCGGAAGAGCACGACATGAAGATCGCGACCATCGCCGACCTCATCGCCTACCGCTCCCGCAAGGACTCCCTGGTCCGCCGCGTGGCCGAGGCGCGCATGCCCACCTGCTACGGCGAGTTCACCATCGTGGCCTACGAGAACGACATCGACAGCCACACCCACATCGCTCTCGTCAAGGGCGAGATCAACGAGGAGACCCCGGTGCTCGTGCGCGTGCACAGCGAATGCCTGACGGGCGACGTCTTCGGGTCCATGCGCTGCGACTGCGGCAGCCAGCTCCAGCGGGCCATGCAGATGGTCAACGACGAGGGCGCGGGCGTCATCCTGTACATGCGCCAGGAAGGCCGGGGCATCGGCCTGGGGAACAAGATCAAGGCCTACCACCTGCAGGACGAGGGCCGCGACACCGTCGAGGCCAACATCGAACTGGGCTTCGCCCCGGACCTGCGCGACTACGGCCTGGGCGCCCAGATCCTGGTGGACCTCGGCGTGAAGCGCATGCGCCTCATGACCAACAACCCCAAGAAGATCATCGGCCTCGAAGGCTACGGCCTGAAGGTCGAGGAACGGGTGCCCATCGAAATCCCGGCCTGCGACGACAACAAGTGTTACCTGCACACCAAGTACGCCAAGCTCGGCCACCTGCTGCACCTCGACGCCGAGAACAAATAATTTCCCACAAGGAGACGCCATGCTGCACATCAAGACCATCGAGGGCCAGCTGCAGGCCCAGGACCTCAAGATCACGATCATCGCCAGCCGCTTCAACGACTTCATCGTGGACCGCCTCATCGGCGGCGCCGTCGACTACCTGGTCCGCCACGGCGCGGCCCGCGAAGACCTGACCATCATCCGCGTGCCTGGCGCCTTCGAGATGCCGCTGGTGGCCCAGAAGGTGGCCAGAAGCGGCAAGGCCGACGCCATCGTCTGCGTGGGCGCGGTCATCCGCGGCGCGACCCCGCACTTCGACTTCGTCTGCAACGAGGCCACCAAGGGCATCGCCCACGTGTCCATGGAGACGGGCGTGCCCATCGGCTTCGGCCTGCTGACCACGGACACCCTGGAGCAGTCCATCGAGCGCGCCGGCAGCAAGGGCGGCAACAAGGGCGTCGAGGCCGCGGCCGCGGCCCTGGAAACCCTGCGCGTGCTGCAGCAGCTCTAGAGAGGCCGGGGATTCACGTGACGCACAACAGACGGCATCAACGCCGCTTCGCCTTTCAGGTCATCTATTCGCTGAACTTCGCCACGGCCATGAGCAAGGAGCAGCTCGTCCGCTCCTTCGAGAACTTCTGGACCGAAGAGGAGTTCGACATCACCCGCGAGGACTCCTACGCCTGGACCCTGGTGCAGGGAGTCTTCGACAACCGCGCGGCCATCGATGAGATCATCACCAGGCATTCCCAGCACTGGAAGCTGAACCGCATCGCCAAGGTCGAGCTGACCATCCTGCGGCTCTCGCTCTTCGAGATGCTTTTCTGCCCCGACATACCCTTCAAGGTGGCCATGAACGAGGCCATCGAGCTGGCCAAGGACTTCGGGGACGACAACTCCAAGACCTTCGTCAACGGCGTCCTGGACGCCGCGGCCAAGGACGCCGAGCGGGACAGCGAATAATACAGTCCGGACACACGACATCCTGAGGACAGCATGAGGCACTACGATTTCAAGGACATCGAGGAAAAATGGCAGAAGGCCTGGGAGGACCAGGCCTGTTTCCGGACCAGCGAGACCCACGACGGCAGGAAGTACTACGTCCTGGAGATGTTCCCCTACCCTTCGGGGCGCATCCACATGGGGCACGTGCGCAACTACTCCATCGGCGACGTGGTGGCCCGATACAAGCGCATGCAGGGCTTCGACGTGTTCCACCCCATGGGCTGGGACGCCTTCGGCCTGCCAGCCGAGAACGCGGCCATCAAGAACAACACGCACCCGGCCAAGTGGACCTACGAGAACATCGCCTACATGCGCTCCCAGTTGAAGCGCCTGGGCTATTCGTACGACTGGGAACGTGAAATCGCCACCTGCCACCCGAAGTACTACCGCTTCGAGCAGGAGTTCTTCCTCAAGTTTCTGGAAAAGGGCCTGGCCTACCGCAAGAAGGCCCCGGTCAACTGGTGCCCGAGCTGCCACACGGTCCTGGCCAACGAGCAGGTCGAGGAAGGCCTGTGCTGGCGCTGCGACTCCGAGGTGCAGCAGAAGGAGCTGTCCCAGTGGTTCCTGCGCATCACCGACTACGCCGAAGAGCTCCTCCAGGCCCTGGACACCCTGACCGACGGCTGGCCCGAGCGCGTCCTTACCATGCAGCGCAACTGGATCGGCAAGAGCGTCGGCGCCGAGATTTCCTTCAAGGTCAAGGATCTGGACGAAGACATCACCGTCTTCACCACCCGCCCCGACACCCTTTTCGGCGCGACCTTCATGAGCCTGGCCCCCGAGCATCCGCTGGTCGAGCGGCTCATTCCCGGCACGGGGCAGGAGGCCGAGGTGCGCAGCTTCGTCGAGCGCATCTCCAAGATGGACCGAATCGTGCGCACGGCCGAAGACCTGGAAAAGGAAGGCGTGTTCACGGGCCGCTACTGCGTGAACCCCGTCACGGGCCGCGAGATGCCCGTCTACGTGGCCAACTTCGTGCTCATGGGCTACGGGACCGGCGCGGTCATGGCCGTCCCGGCCCACGACCAGCGCGATTTCGAATTCGCCACCAAGTACGACCTGCCCATGCAGATCGTCATCATGCCCCGCGAGGGGACCCTGGAGCTTTCGTCCATGACGGAGGCCTACACCGAGCCCGGCGTCATGGCCAACTCCGGAAAGTTCGACGGCATGGACAGCGAGGCCGCCAAGCAGGCCATCATCGACCATCTGGCGGATGGCGGCCTGGGCAAGCCCACGGTCAACTACCGCTTGCGCGACTGGAACATCTCCCGTCAGCGCTACTGGGGAGCGCCCATCCCGGTCATCTACTGCGACGCCTGCGGCATCGTGCCCGTGCCCGTGCAGGATCTGCCCGTGGAACTGCCCCTGGACGTCAAGGTCAACCCGGACGGGCGCTCGCCGCTGCCCGGTTGCGAGAGCTTCGTCAACGTGACCTGCCCCAAGTGCGGACAGGCCGCGCGGCGCGAGACCGACACCATGGACACCTTCGTCGAGTCGTCGTGGTATTTCGCCCGCTACCTCTCGGCCCGCAACGAGGACGCGGCCTTCGACCCGCGCGACGTGGAATACTGGATGCCCGTGGACCAGTACATCGGCGGCATCGAGCACGCCATCCTGCACCTTCTCTACTCACGCTTCTTCGTCAAGGCCCTGCGCGACGAGGGCTACCTGAACCACGACGAGCCCTTCAAGAACCTGCTGACCCAGGGCATGGTGCTCCTGGGCGGCTCCAAGATGTCCAAGTCCAAGGGCAACGTGGTGGACCCCGACGAGATGATCGTCAAGTACGGCGCCGACACCGTGCGCCTGTTCTGCCTCTTCGCCGCGCCGCCCGAGAAGGACCTGGAGTGGAACGACAAGGGCATCGAGGGTTCGAGCCGCTTCCTGAGCCGCCTGTGGCGCCTGGTGGACGAACTCGAAGAAGTTCTCTCGCCCGTTGGCCCCTGCGCGGCAGCAAACGGCGCCCTGACCGAGGCCGAGGCCGAACTGCGCCGCAAGGAGCACGACACCGTGCGCCGCGTGGAGCGCGACATCGAGAACAAGTTCCAGTTCAACACGGCCATCGCGGCCATGATGGAACTGGTCAACACCCTGTACGCGACCAAGGACGAGGTGAGGGGCAGCGCAAACGGCCCGAAACTTCTGTCCTCGGCCATCTCCTCCCTGCTGGTGGCCCTCTCGCCCATCGCCCCGCACATCTGCGAGGAACTGTGGGCGCGCCTGGGCTACACCCGGACCCTGGCCCTGGAGCCCTGGCCGGCCCACGACCCCGAGGCCTTGAAGACGAGCGAGGTGACCGTGGTCGTGCAGGTCAACGGCAAGCTGCGCGGGCAGATCAGCGTGGCCGCCGAAGCCTCCTCCGAGGACATCCAGGCCCAGGCCTTGAACGATCAAAACGTGGTTCGTCACATCGAGGGAAAGAACATTGTCAAAGTCATCGTCATCCCCGGAAAGCTGGTCAATGTCGTGGTCCGGTAGGGTCGTCCTGCTGCTTCTGGGCGTCGCCCTGCTGCTGCCCGCCTGCGGGTACCAGCTCACGGCCAACGCGCCCATCGACCTGCCCAAGGACAGCACGCGCCTCTTCCTGGCCAAGGTCACCAACCCGACCACGGAAACCTGGCTCGAACCCATGCTTCGAAGCAGCCTGCGGGACGAGCTGACCAGCCGGGGCAACGTGACCTGGGTCGACCGGGACGAGGCCGAGGCCACGGTCAACGTCGACGTGCGCTCGTACAGCACCTCCGACGCGGTCAAAGGGCGCGACGACGTGACCTTCAAGTCCAGGGTCACCATCCAGATGGAGGTCAGCTTCTTCAGCACGAAGACCAGCGCCCTCATCTGGACGTCGGGCCCGGTGGTGGCCTCGGAATCCTATCGCGGCACAGGCGGCAAGAAGGACGCCACCCAGGGCGCCATCGACCTGGCCGTGCGCATGGTGGCCGACAGGCTGAGCCAGAAGTTCTGAACGGGCCATGGACAGACAAGGGTTCTCCTTCCTCGTCTGCGCGGACCCGGAACTGATCCGGGACCGGGTGGACGAGCTCCTCGAAGGCCGGGGCTTCGCCACCCGGGTCTTCTGGGGGGACGAGGACCTGACCGACCGCTACTGGCAGACCCTGACGGTGCCCTCCATGATGGGGCCGCCCAACGCCGTGATCCTGCGCCGCGCCCAGGAGCAGCCCGACGAGTTCTGGGGCCGGATCGAACCCCTGCTGGCCATGGCCAGGCCCTCGGTCTGGCCCATCTTCTGCCTCGAAGCCGAGTGGGACAAGGGCAAGCCCAAAACGGCCAAGGCCGTGACCAAGGGCAAGTACTGGGCCGCGGCCCAGAAGCGCGGCTGGATCTGGGAGCACCCCGGCCTGAGCCGCTCGAACATCGGCCAGGAACTGGACCGCTTCGCGGCCCGGCACGGCCTGACTTTCGCGCCGGGCGTGAAAAAGACCCTGGCCGAGTCCCTGCCCCTGGCGACCATCGCCCTGCGCAACGAACTGGAGAAAATCCTTCTCCTGGCCGGCGGCGCAAAGACCATCCAGCCCGAACACCTGACGGTCCTCGGCTCCGAGGACCCATTCGACCTCTTCTCCTTCCTGCGCTCCCTGCAGAGCCCGCAGGGCCGGCGCCAGGCCTGGGACCGTCTCATGAACGACCCGGCCATGGCCAGCGGCGACATGGTCTTCCCCGTGTCCTCCCTCATGCTGCGCGAGGCGCGCATGCTCTGGCAGCTCCTGCACGGCGAGGAGGCCAAGGTCCAGCTCTACCCGAGCCTCAAGGCCGAAAAGGCGAACCTGGCCAAACGCCTCGGCCCCGTCCGCATCAGCCGTTTCTGGGACCTGGTCCTGAAAGCCGACACGGACATCAAGACCGGGCGGCTGAGGCCCGCCCAGGTCATGGAAAACCTCGTCAAGGACGCGGCCCGCCTGTGGTGAGGGAAGCGCCGGCCCACTACCACGGCCACCGCCGGCGCCTGCGCGAACGCCTGGCCGCAGACCCGCGGGCCCTGTCCGACTACGAACTCCTCGAACTCCTCCTGACCCACGCCCTGCCCCGCAGGGACACAAAGCCCATCGCCAAGGACATGATCACGCGCTTCGGCTCCCTGGCCGGCGCCCTGCAGGCCGACCCGGACCGCCTGGCCGAGGTGCCCGGCCTGGGCGAGGCTGCGGCCTCCCTCTGGCGCACCCTGCGCGAATGCTCCGCCCGTGCGGCCTGCAGCCCTCTGGCCGCCAAGGAGAAGTTCTCCTCGCCCGACCAGGTCCGCGACATGGTCTGCTCGCGCCTGGGGCATCTGACCAAGGAGGAGTTCTGGGTCATCCTCGTGGACAACCAGAACCGCCTCATCCGCTTTGAACGCGTCTTCCGGGGCACGGTGGACCAGACCGCGGCCTACCCGCGCGAAATCCTCGAACTTGCCCTGCGCCACCATGCCAGCGGCCTCATTCTGGTCCACAACCACCCAGGCGGCGACCCGAACCCGTCCCGCCAGGACCGCACCCTGACCGAAACCGTCGGCCGCCTGGCCGGGGACCTGGGCCTGCGCCTGCTGGACCACATCATCGTCACCGGCCGCAGCTGTTCCAGCTTCCGCGCCCTCGGCCTGATCTGATTTTTTTGGCCTCAAGGGTCCAAAATCCCATTTTTCCGCTTGCCTGAGGATCGATTGGCCTTATAGTTGACTGAATTCGTTTTTCGCGGCCGAAATTTCGCGATTACAACCCCACGAGGAGACCACAGTGAGCGACGAAAAAACCTTTTCCCCCGAAAATGAAGAAATTCAGGGTGAAAATTCCGATACAGCCAGCGCCGACAGCGCAGTCCAGGAGGCGGAGATACCGACCGTGATGCCGCTTCTGGCGGTGCGCGACATCGTCGTATTCAATTACATGATCTTGCCCCTGTTCGTGGGGCGAGAAAAGAGCGTGCAGGCCGTGGACGCGGCCCTGAACGGCAGCCGCTACATCTTCATCAGCACCCAGAAGGACGAGAGCGTCGACGACCCGACGCCGGACGATCTCTACCGCACGGGCACCGTGGCCATGATCATGCGCATGCTCAAGATGCCCGACGGCCGCCTCAAGGTCCTGGTCCAGGGCCTGACCCGGGCGCGCATCCTCGACTTCGTGCAGCACGACCCCTACGACAAGGTCCGCATCGAGACCATCGACGAACTCGTGGTCGAGAACCCAGGTCCCGAGGAGGAGGCGCTGCTGCGCTCGGTCAAGGAACAGAGCGAGAAGATCCTGACCCTGCGCGGCATCGACGCGGCCGAGATCATGAACGTTCTCAATGCCGTCAACGAACACGGACGTTTGGCCGACCTGGTGGCCTCCAACCTGCGCATGAAGTCGTCCGAGGCCCAGCGCATCCTGGAAAGCCACGACCCCATCGAGCGCCTGAACCTGGTCAACTCGCAGCTGGTCAAGGAGGTCGAGGTGGCCTCCATGCAGGCCAAGATCCAGAGCATGGCCAAGGAGGGCATGGACAAGGCCCAGCGCGAATACTTCCTGCGCGAGCAGCTCAAGGCCATCCGCCGCGAGCTGGGCGACAAGGGCGGCGAGGGCGAGGAGATGGAGGAGCTGAGAAAGACCATCAACGCCCTGGGCCTGCCCAAGAAGGTCAAGAAGGAGGCCGACAAGCAGCTCTCGCGCCTTGAGTCCATGCACCCGGACAGCTCAGAGGCGACCATCCTGCGCACCTACATCGACTGGATCATCGACCTGCCCTGGAAAAAGGTTTCCAAGGACCGTCTCGACATCAAGGAGGCGGCCAGAATCCTGCACGAGGACCACTACAACCTGGAGAAGGTCAAGGAGCGCATCCTTGAATACCTGAGCGTGCGTAAGCTCAACCCGACCATGAAGGGCCCGATCCTCTGCTTCGTCGGCCCTCCCGGCGTGGGCAAGACGTCGCTGGGCAAATCCATCGCCAGGTCCCTGGGGCGCAAGTTCGTGCGCATGTCCCTGGGCGGCATGCGCGACGAGGCCGAGATCCGCGGCCACCGGCGGACCTACATCGGGGCCATGCCCGGCCGCATCATCCAGTCCATGAAGGACGCGGGGACCGTGAACCCGGTCATCATGCTCGACGAGATCGACAAGCTCGGCAGCGACTTCCGCGGCGACCCGTCCTCGGCTTTGCTTGAGGTGCTGGACCCGGAGCAGAACAACTCCTTCACGGACCACTACCTGAACGTCCCCTACGACCTGTCCAAGGTCATGTTCATCTGCACGGCCAACATGCTGGACACCATCCCCTCGGCCCTGCTGGACCGCATGGAGGTCATCCGCATCCCCGGCTACACTGAGCAGGAGAAGATCGTCATCGCCCGCCGCTACCTCCTGACCCGCCAGGTCAAGGAGAACGGCCTCACGGACGAGACCATGGTCATCTCCGACGCA
Encoded proteins:
- the lptE gene encoding LPS assembly lipoprotein LptE, encoding MSWSGRVVLLLLGVALLLPACGYQLTANAPIDLPKDSTRLFLAKVTNPTTETWLEPMLRSSLRDELTSRGNVTWVDRDEAEATVNVDVRSYSTSDAVKGRDDVTFKSRVTIQMEVSFFSTKTSALIWTSGPVVASESYRGTGGKKDATQGAIDLAVRMVADRLSQKF
- a CDS encoding bifunctional 3,4-dihydroxy-2-butanone-4-phosphate synthase/GTP cyclohydrolase II, with protein sequence MHRCTAEEAINEIKAGKMIILVDDEDRENEGDLTIAAEKVTPEAINFMAKYGRGLICLALDPSLVDKLQLPLMARRNTSKFGTNFTVSIEAKQGVTTGISAHDRALTIQTAVADETTPDDLATPGHIFPLRAKPGGVLVRAGQTEGSVDLARLAGLKGAAVICEIMNDDGTMSRMPDLKKFAEEHDMKIATIADLIAYRSRKDSLVRRVAEARMPTCYGEFTIVAYENDIDSHTHIALVKGEINEETPVLVRVHSECLTGDVFGSMRCDCGSQLQRAMQMVNDEGAGVILYMRQEGRGIGLGNKIKAYHLQDEGRDTVEANIELGFAPDLRDYGLGAQILVDLGVKRMRLMTNNPKKIIGLEGYGLKVEERVPIEIPACDDNKCYLHTKYAKLGHLLHLDAENK
- the nusB gene encoding transcription antitermination factor NusB, translating into MTHNRRHQRRFAFQVIYSLNFATAMSKEQLVRSFENFWTEEEFDITREDSYAWTLVQGVFDNRAAIDEIITRHSQHWKLNRIAKVELTILRLSLFEMLFCPDIPFKVAMNEAIELAKDFGDDNSKTFVNGVLDAAAKDAERDSE
- the lon gene encoding endopeptidase La — protein: MQGENSDTASADSAVQEAEIPTVMPLLAVRDIVVFNYMILPLFVGREKSVQAVDAALNGSRYIFISTQKDESVDDPTPDDLYRTGTVAMIMRMLKMPDGRLKVLVQGLTRARILDFVQHDPYDKVRIETIDELVVENPGPEEEALLRSVKEQSEKILTLRGIDAAEIMNVLNAVNEHGRLADLVASNLRMKSSEAQRILESHDPIERLNLVNSQLVKEVEVASMQAKIQSMAKEGMDKAQREYFLREQLKAIRRELGDKGGEGEEMEELRKTINALGLPKKVKKEADKQLSRLESMHPDSSEATILRTYIDWIIDLPWKKVSKDRLDIKEAARILHEDHYNLEKVKERILEYLSVRKLNPTMKGPILCFVGPPGVGKTSLGKSIARSLGRKFVRMSLGGMRDEAEIRGHRRTYIGAMPGRIIQSMKDAGTVNPVIMLDEIDKLGSDFRGDPSSALLEVLDPEQNNSFTDHYLNVPYDLSKVMFICTANMLDTIPSALLDRMEVIRIPGYTEQEKIVIARRYLLTRQVKENGLTDETMVISDAVLAEIIRGYTREAGLRNLEREIGSVCRKYARRVAEGKKGPFRVTSASLVKLLGQPKFMDEERESAMPPGVALGLAWTPYGGEILHIECSLLPGKGKLILTGKLGDVMKESAQAALSYARSKSAMLGIGEDFFDTHDIHIHVPAGATPKDGPSAGVTLVTALMSAITNEPIASDVAMTGEITLRGRVMPVGGIKEKILAAVSHGVSKVLIPARNAHDLDEIPKELRKRITVKTVEAIDEIWPEVRSTKKA
- the ribH gene encoding 6,7-dimethyl-8-ribityllumazine synthase yields the protein MLHIKTIEGQLQAQDLKITIIASRFNDFIVDRLIGGAVDYLVRHGAAREDLTIIRVPGAFEMPLVAQKVARSGKADAIVCVGAVIRGATPHFDFVCNEATKGIAHVSMETGVPIGFGLLTTDTLEQSIERAGSKGGNKGVEAAAAALETLRVLQQL
- a CDS encoding DNA polymerase III subunit delta, yielding MDRQGFSFLVCADPELIRDRVDELLEGRGFATRVFWGDEDLTDRYWQTLTVPSMMGPPNAVILRRAQEQPDEFWGRIEPLLAMARPSVWPIFCLEAEWDKGKPKTAKAVTKGKYWAAAQKRGWIWEHPGLSRSNIGQELDRFAARHGLTFAPGVKKTLAESLPLATIALRNELEKILLLAGGAKTIQPEHLTVLGSEDPFDLFSFLRSLQSPQGRRQAWDRLMNDPAMASGDMVFPVSSLMLREARMLWQLLHGEEAKVQLYPSLKAEKANLAKRLGPVRISRFWDLVLKADTDIKTGRLRPAQVMENLVKDAARLW
- the radC gene encoding RadC family protein; translated protein: MVREAPAHYHGHRRRLRERLAADPRALSDYELLELLLTHALPRRDTKPIAKDMITRFGSLAGALQADPDRLAEVPGLGEAAASLWRTLRECSARAACSPLAAKEKFSSPDQVRDMVCSRLGHLTKEEFWVILVDNQNRLIRFERVFRGTVDQTAAYPREILELALRHHASGLILVHNHPGGDPNPSRQDRTLTETVGRLAGDLGLRLLDHIIVTGRSCSSFRALGLI
- a CDS encoding riboflavin synthase, translating into MFTGIIQGLGRVAAVDGGGSETRFTLRPDFALTDYALGESIAVNGVCLTVETFGQGWFTAYASAETLSVTNLGALRVSAAVNLERALAMGDRLGGHIVSGHVDCLAEVLSVRQAGQSRIYRLGFPEACASQVIPKGSVALDGISLTVNDCGRDYLEVNIIPATQRETTISGWAPGRRVNMETDVIGKYVQRMLAPWNESPARPQPSKITPDFLKEHGF
- the leuS gene encoding leucine--tRNA ligase; protein product: MRHYDFKDIEEKWQKAWEDQACFRTSETHDGRKYYVLEMFPYPSGRIHMGHVRNYSIGDVVARYKRMQGFDVFHPMGWDAFGLPAENAAIKNNTHPAKWTYENIAYMRSQLKRLGYSYDWEREIATCHPKYYRFEQEFFLKFLEKGLAYRKKAPVNWCPSCHTVLANEQVEEGLCWRCDSEVQQKELSQWFLRITDYAEELLQALDTLTDGWPERVLTMQRNWIGKSVGAEISFKVKDLDEDITVFTTRPDTLFGATFMSLAPEHPLVERLIPGTGQEAEVRSFVERISKMDRIVRTAEDLEKEGVFTGRYCVNPVTGREMPVYVANFVLMGYGTGAVMAVPAHDQRDFEFATKYDLPMQIVIMPREGTLELSSMTEAYTEPGVMANSGKFDGMDSEAAKQAIIDHLADGGLGKPTVNYRLRDWNISRQRYWGAPIPVIYCDACGIVPVPVQDLPVELPLDVKVNPDGRSPLPGCESFVNVTCPKCGQAARRETDTMDTFVESSWYFARYLSARNEDAAFDPRDVEYWMPVDQYIGGIEHAILHLLYSRFFVKALRDEGYLNHDEPFKNLLTQGMVLLGGSKMSKSKGNVVDPDEMIVKYGADTVRLFCLFAAPPEKDLEWNDKGIEGSSRFLSRLWRLVDELEEVLSPVGPCAAANGALTEAEAELRRKEHDTVRRVERDIENKFQFNTAIAAMMELVNTLYATKDEVRGSANGPKLLSSAISSLLVALSPIAPHICEELWARLGYTRTLALEPWPAHDPEALKTSEVTVVVQVNGKLRGQISVAAEASSEDIQAQALNDQNVVRHIEGKNIVKVIVIPGKLVNVVVR
- the ribD gene encoding bifunctional diaminohydroxyphosphoribosylaminopyrimidine deaminase/5-amino-6-(5-phosphoribosylamino)uracil reductase RibD, with product MADDARFMGRAIELAERGRGLTAPNPCVGAVLVRDGEVVARGWHTAWGKAHAEVEALRDAAAKGVDPRACTLFVTLEPCNHQGKTPPCTRAILEAGVPEVVVGCADPNATVEGGGAGFLRSRGVTVRMGVRERECRDLIADFLVWQTTDRPFSILKLATTLDGRIASRDGRAAWITGEDSRREVHKLRAWCGAVIVGGGTYRSDDPSLTCRLPGHEGPQPLAVVVTRTLPDPAGPSNLLSFRPGQTVFWTTRAQSESAGAARLADLGVKVQGLPALAGDPDGNLDLAEGLRLLRRDHGCHYTLTEGGGRLAGAMQRQGLVDELRLFQAMKVLGDELARPVFAGRGFAAMSDCWEFRLAEQGFFGTDLYLRLRPKE